The genomic region GCTGTGTTGGCACAGTTAATTTATGGGTTGCCTCATACTGAGCCACATGTTCAAGccttttttctcatttattatgACTTCAGCTAGCCAAAGAGGGAAGCAAAAGTTGCATAACGAGTCTACCACCCGTGCACTTTTCTGATCATCGTCTTTAAGGAATATTCATTAGCATAACAGCAATTAAGGAGCTTCAGGCGGAAAAATAACAAAGGAATACATAACTGAATGAGAAAATCTTAAATTAGAATCAGTGTAACCAAAGCAAGATAATCCAAAATGAGAATAGAATTTGGCAAAATGGGAAAAATGAAGTtattgagtaaaaaaaacacaaagtaAACAGTTCCTAGCTTGGTAATCTTAAGCCGCAAAATACAACTTTCCTAAATGTTGAGGGTATTTGAAAAGGTACCTATCTCCAGAGAGCAATGGTGAAAGGAATATACATGTTGTTGAAGAGGGTTAAAAAAAACTAGCCACAAACAACCCTACTGTACCAACTGCACCCTAAATCGAAATTTGCAACTCGTGCCAACCAATGGGTCCACTGGGGAAATTCGGGTTACCCAAAAACCACCAAACACCGACACCGACAGAACAACATCTGTGTGACAAAATTATCTCAAGCTTGAAGAGATTCCTCTTTCTCCTTAGGAGCGTTACCCTCTTCTTGCTGTTGTTCCTCTTGCTGTTTCTTCTTGAGCATTACTTCGCAGAAAAACTGGGTCAAAACGGCCTCGTAGCCGGGCATTTTGGCGTACCCAGGGAAATAGTTGATATCAATGATAAGATAACGGTTCCCGTATCGAGCGTCTCTTATGACATCGAAATTGAAGAGGTTGAGCTTGAGGGCGCGCCTGAGGCCCCCAGCGATGTCGACGACGAAGGCGTCGGGGGGCATTTCGGTGTCGTCGTCGAGATGCATCAAACGGTAATAGCCGTCGCAGTCGTTCACGGTGGCGAGGTTGGAGACCTGCGAGAACGACATCAGGTCCTCGGAAACGCCGCCGAGCGCCTTCTCCTCGTCGGACACGTCGGGGAGGGACTTGCGCTTCACGCAGCGCACGTGCTCGCCCACCACGTACACCTTGAAGATCACGCCACCGTGGTTCACGAACTCCTGCAGCACGATCGGCGGCTTGAGCTTGTTCAGTGCGTCGCGCGTGAACACGAGCGCCATCTTGTGCGACTTG from Glycine soja cultivar W05 chromosome 16, ASM419377v2, whole genome shotgun sequence harbors:
- the LOC114390544 gene encoding inositol-tetrakisphosphate 1-kinase 1-like, whose protein sequence is MAEKRFGVIGYALAPKKQNSFIRDSLVSLAKSRGIELVRVDSDKPLADQGPFDCVLHKLYGDDWKRQLQEFHTLYPNAVILDAPEAIERLHNRISMLQVVSELRIEDRPETFGIPKQIVIYDKATLLDPQAWESLKFPVIAKPLVADGSAKSHKMALVFTRDALNKLKPPIVLQEFVNHGGVIFKVYVVGEHVRCVKRKSLPDVSDEEKALGGVSEDLMSFSQVSNLATVNDCDGYYRLMHLDDDTEMPPDAFVVDIAGGLRRALKLNLFNFDVIRDARYGNRYLIIDINYFPGYAKMPGYEAVLTQFFCEVMLKKKQQEEQQQEEGNAPKEKEESLQA